Proteins from one Phocoena sinus isolate mPhoSin1 chromosome 8, mPhoSin1.pri, whole genome shotgun sequence genomic window:
- the AQP11 gene encoding aquaporin-11 isoform X2, producing the protein MTALRGLWPEMQDTCISLGLMLSIVLFMGLARVVTRQQLNRPTAHAFVLEFLATFQLCFCTHELQLLSEQEPLHPTWPLTLTYFFSLVHGLTLVGTSSNPCGVMMQMMLGGMSAETGAMRLLAQLIGALCSRYCMGALWSLGLTKYHVSERSFACRNPIQVDLPKAVIIEAVSSFIFHSALLHFQEVRTKLRIHLLSALITFLVYAGGSLTGAVFISSCKKM; encoded by the coding sequence ATGACGGCGCTGCGGGGGCTCTGGCCCGAGATGCAGGACACCTGTATCTCGCTGGGGCTGATGCTGTCGATCGTGCTGTTCATGGGGCTGGCCCGCGTGGTCACCCGGCAGCAGCTGAACAGGCCCACTGCCCACGCCTTCGTCTTGGAGTTTCTGGCCACGTTCCAGCTCTGCTTCTGCACCCATGAGCTGCAACTGCTGAGCGAGCAGGAACCCCTGCACCCCACCTGGCCGCTGACGCTAACCTACTTCTTCTCGTTGGTGCATGGCCTGACTCTGGTGGGCACCTCAAGCAACCCGTGCGGCGTGATGATGCAGATGATGCTGGGGGGAATGTCCGCTGAGACGGGTGCGATGAGGCTGTTAGCTCAGCTGATTGGTGCCCTGTGCAGCAGATACTGCATGGGCGCCCTGTGGAGCCTGGGACTGACCAAGTATCACGTCAGCGAGAGGAGCTTCGCTTGCAGGAATCCCATCCAAGTGGACTTGCCCAAAGCGGTCATCATAGAGGCCGTCTCCTCCTTTATCTTCCACAGCGCTTTGCTGCACTTCCAGGAGGTCCGAACCAAGCTTCGTATCCACCTGCTGTCAGCACTCATCACCTTTTTGGTCTATGCAG